From a region of the Cryptosporangium phraense genome:
- a CDS encoding ester cyclase, whose translation MRAIAERSIHLMADGTLEQLREVVHPDATNREAVDEPPDCRGTGPEAFWATALWLRSAYSELAFTVETAAVDGDLVVTYGTMSGRHTGNFTIWTPDGRVERAFAPTGKRFEVHHAHFLRVRDDLVVEHWAVRDDQAQARQLGWIPPTPAYLLRCAVATRRARRSVGGRAYARGAEGWERGEAWTRQNAS comes from the coding sequence ATGCGCGCGATCGCCGAACGCTCGATCCACCTGATGGCCGACGGAACTTTGGAGCAGTTGCGGGAGGTCGTCCACCCGGACGCGACCAACCGCGAGGCCGTCGACGAGCCCCCGGACTGCCGCGGGACCGGCCCGGAGGCCTTCTGGGCCACCGCGCTGTGGCTGAGGTCCGCGTACAGCGAGCTGGCCTTCACCGTCGAGACCGCCGCGGTCGATGGGGACCTGGTGGTCACCTACGGCACGATGTCCGGACGGCACACCGGGAACTTCACGATCTGGACGCCCGACGGGCGGGTCGAGCGGGCGTTCGCGCCGACCGGCAAGCGCTTCGAGGTGCACCACGCGCACTTTCTGAGGGTGCGCGACGACCTGGTGGTCGAGCACTGGGCGGTCCGGGACGACCAGGCCCAGGCCCGGCAGCTCGGCTGGATCCCGCCTACCCCGGCCTACCTGCTGCGGTGCGCGGTCGCGACCCGCCGGGCGCGGCGAAGTGTCGGGGGGAGGGCTTACGCTCGCGGCGCGGAGGGATGGGAGCGCGGCGAGGCATGGACAAGGCAGAACGCGAGCTAG
- a CDS encoding TetR/AcrR family transcriptional regulator encodes MAYDNRSRAAAAQATRAAVLAAARDAFLDAGYAGTTIRAVAEAAGVSPETVYKRFGGKAGLLKAVYDVAMAGDDDPVPIAERPEFLAVRTASTTAEVAAAYAAYARLLTGRAGPLMRVVLSARGTDPDLDAFVRTVDGERLIGATMATTGWAEKGWLRGDPDRSRDHLWMLISPAVWALFAERGWTLDDYETWLRTTLTATILA; translated from the coding sequence ATGGCCTACGACAATCGGTCGCGCGCGGCCGCCGCGCAGGCGACCCGGGCCGCGGTGCTGGCCGCGGCCCGCGACGCGTTCCTCGACGCCGGCTACGCGGGCACGACGATCCGCGCGGTCGCGGAGGCCGCCGGCGTCTCGCCGGAGACCGTCTACAAGCGCTTCGGCGGTAAGGCCGGCCTGCTCAAGGCCGTCTACGACGTCGCGATGGCCGGCGACGACGACCCGGTGCCGATCGCCGAACGTCCGGAGTTCCTCGCGGTCCGGACCGCGTCCACGACCGCCGAGGTCGCGGCCGCGTACGCCGCGTACGCGCGGCTGCTGACCGGCCGGGCCGGTCCGCTGATGCGCGTGGTCCTGTCCGCGCGCGGCACCGACCCCGATCTCGACGCGTTCGTGCGCACCGTCGACGGAGAGCGCCTGATCGGAGCGACGATGGCGACGACCGGCTGGGCCGAGAAGGGCTGGCTCCGCGGCGACCCCGACCGGTCGCGCGACCACCTCTGGATGCTGATCTCCCCGGCGGTCTGGGCCCTGTTCGCCGAGCGCGGCTGGACGCTGGACGACTACGAGACGTGGCTCCGGACCACGCTCACCGCCACGATTCTCGCCTAG
- a CDS encoding DUF2461 domain-containing protein produces MARFEGFDAGVAGWFVGLENDNSREYFTAHRAYYESAVRGQLTALLDDLRDEFGGETKVFRQHRDVRFAADKSPYKTQTYGVLSGSSLSPTGFYLGVSADGLTAGGGYWRMARDQLERYRAAVDADLEKRIAASGLEQWGETLATAPRGYARDHPQIDALRRKSVTLGRRRPVDGGIGADEGRAFVAGTWRATVPVLEWLATHVGASTTA; encoded by the coding sequence ATGGCGCGGTTCGAGGGGTTCGACGCGGGGGTCGCCGGCTGGTTCGTCGGGCTGGAGAACGACAACAGCCGGGAGTACTTCACCGCCCACCGGGCGTACTACGAGTCGGCGGTCCGGGGTCAGCTGACCGCGTTGCTCGACGACCTGCGGGACGAGTTCGGCGGCGAGACGAAGGTGTTCCGGCAGCACCGGGACGTGCGGTTCGCGGCCGACAAGTCGCCGTACAAGACCCAGACGTACGGCGTGCTCTCCGGGTCGTCGCTCAGCCCGACGGGGTTCTACCTGGGCGTCTCCGCCGACGGCCTGACCGCCGGGGGCGGGTACTGGCGGATGGCCCGCGACCAGCTCGAACGGTATCGGGCCGCGGTGGACGCCGACCTGGAGAAGCGGATCGCCGCGAGCGGGCTGGAACAGTGGGGCGAGACGCTGGCGACCGCGCCCCGCGGCTACGCCCGCGACCACCCCCAGATCGACGCGCTGCGCCGCAAGAGCGTGACGCTCGGCCGTCGCCGGCCGGTGGACGGCGGAATCGGCGCCGACGAGGGACGCGCTTTCGTCGCCGGTACGTGGCGCGCGACGGTGCCGGTGCTGGAGTGGCTCGCTACGCACGTGGGCGCGTCCACTACGGCCTAG
- the zwf gene encoding glucose-6-phosphate dehydrogenase, with protein MPAPQPGPTVFTLFGATGDLAKRMVLPAFYTLAIEGLLPKDWILVGNGRGDVSHENFTQHVHDVLTEFGPKPSQGPWKEFSKRLRFAGGGFDSDNPGSLLDVLDEARSDVGADAQLVHYLAVPPVAFEGLTKGLGAHGLAAGSRVVYEKPFGTSTEGYRKLNRAVHAVLDESQVYRIDHFLGKEATQDLHVLRFANELFASVWDRHHIESVQIDVPETLGIDDRAEFYDATGAVLDMLVTHLFQVAAEVAMEPPRSLTADDLQSAREKVIRAFRPLDPSEVVLGQFTGFKSVKGVRRGSTTDTFVAARLWIDNPRWRGVPFYLRTGKRLAVSEQRVTLVLKTPTAPFADLAPGANTLSFSLSGAGEIDLSLLAKRPGVDLDPEQATVRLPLSELPDADPLPPYVRLIHDVLVGDRSLFTRPDGLSASWKAVQPLLDAPPAPARYAQGSWGPSAAAKLVAPGRWVVGQ; from the coding sequence GTGCCCGCACCACAGCCGGGGCCCACCGTCTTCACCCTGTTCGGCGCCACCGGTGACCTCGCCAAGCGCATGGTGCTGCCGGCGTTCTACACGCTCGCGATCGAGGGCCTGCTCCCGAAGGACTGGATCCTCGTCGGCAACGGCCGGGGCGACGTCTCGCACGAGAACTTCACCCAGCACGTCCACGACGTCCTGACCGAGTTCGGGCCGAAACCGTCCCAGGGGCCGTGGAAGGAATTCTCGAAGCGCTTGCGCTTCGCCGGCGGAGGGTTCGACTCCGACAACCCGGGCAGCCTGCTCGACGTCCTCGACGAGGCCCGGTCCGACGTCGGGGCCGACGCCCAGCTCGTGCACTACCTGGCGGTGCCGCCGGTCGCGTTCGAGGGCCTCACCAAGGGCCTCGGCGCGCATGGGCTCGCGGCCGGCTCGCGGGTCGTCTACGAGAAGCCGTTCGGCACCTCGACCGAGGGTTACCGGAAGCTCAACCGGGCCGTCCACGCGGTGCTGGACGAGTCGCAGGTCTACCGGATCGACCACTTCCTGGGGAAGGAAGCCACCCAGGACCTGCACGTCCTGCGGTTCGCGAACGAGCTGTTCGCCTCGGTCTGGGACCGCCACCACATCGAGAGCGTCCAGATCGACGTGCCCGAGACGCTCGGCATCGACGACCGGGCCGAGTTCTACGACGCCACCGGCGCCGTCCTCGACATGCTGGTCACCCACCTGTTCCAGGTGGCGGCCGAGGTCGCGATGGAGCCGCCGCGGAGCCTGACCGCCGACGATCTGCAGTCTGCCCGCGAGAAGGTGATCCGGGCGTTCCGGCCGCTGGACCCGTCCGAGGTCGTCCTCGGCCAGTTCACCGGCTTCAAGAGCGTCAAGGGCGTCCGCCGCGGGTCGACGACCGACACGTTCGTGGCGGCCCGCCTGTGGATCGACAACCCCCGCTGGCGCGGGGTCCCGTTCTATTTGCGGACGGGTAAACGCCTGGCCGTCTCCGAGCAGCGCGTCACGCTGGTGCTGAAGACGCCGACGGCGCCGTTCGCCGACCTCGCGCCGGGCGCCAACACGCTGTCGTTCTCGCTGTCCGGGGCCGGGGAGATCGACCTGTCGCTGCTCGCCAAGCGGCCGGGCGTCGACCTCGACCCCGAGCAGGCGACCGTGCGGCTGCCGCTGTCCGAGTTGCCGGACGCCGATCCGCTGCCGCCGTACGTCCGCCTGATCCACGACGTGCTGGTCGGTGACCGGTCGCTGTTCACTCGTCCGGACGGGTTGTCGGCGAGCTGGAAGGCGGTCCAGCCGCTGCTGGACGCGCCGCCGGCGCCGGCCCGGTACGCCCAGGGTTCGTGGGGCCCGTCCGCCGCCGCAAAGCTCGTCGCCCCGGGCCGGTGGGTGGTCGGTCAGTAG
- a CDS encoding nitroreductase/quinone reductase family protein, whose amino-acid sequence MNAQQTTRYLQPGWFTHHVFNRSVRSLTRLGVSVAGSRVLRVRGRKSGEWRETAVNLLTLDGERYLISPRGTTQWVRNLRVSHEGELQVGRRVEAFRAAELPDDVKLPVLREYLRKWSWEVGQFFEGIDKNSTDDQVRAITPGFPVFRLT is encoded by the coding sequence ATGAACGCCCAGCAGACGACCCGGTACCTCCAGCCCGGCTGGTTCACCCACCACGTCTTCAACCGCTCGGTTCGCAGCCTCACCCGGCTCGGCGTGAGCGTGGCCGGATCGCGCGTGCTGCGGGTCCGCGGCCGCAAGAGCGGCGAGTGGCGCGAGACCGCGGTGAACCTGCTGACGCTCGACGGCGAGCGCTACCTCATCTCGCCCCGCGGCACGACGCAGTGGGTGCGCAATCTCCGCGTCTCGCACGAGGGCGAACTCCAGGTCGGCCGCCGCGTCGAGGCCTTCCGGGCCGCTGAGCTGCCCGACGACGTCAAGCTCCCGGTGCTGCGCGAGTACCTGCGCAAGTGGAGCTGGGAGGTCGGCCAGTTCTTCGAGGGCATCGACAAGAACTCGACCGACGACCAGGTCCGGGCCATCACCCCGGGCTTCCCGGTCTTCCGGCTCACCTGA
- a CDS encoding TetR/AcrR family transcriptional regulator — protein MSAPRTARARARAELTHEIKDAAGRQLTEVGAAALSLRAVARELGMASSAVYRYFASRDELLTALIIDAYDAVGAAAEDAEAAVPRGDHLGRWLAAMEAARAWALAHPQQYALIFGSPVPGYRAPQTTADPASRIPLLCLRILGDADAAGALRPRPESVLPAAVRSDLEALSALVASGLGEELLARTIMAWTQLIGSISFELFGHLNNVIRDYDAYFTFQMRNVAHDLGL, from the coding sequence ATGAGCGCACCTCGGACGGCCCGGGCCCGGGCCCGGGCGGAGCTGACCCACGAGATCAAGGACGCGGCCGGACGGCAGCTGACCGAGGTCGGAGCGGCCGCGCTGTCGTTGCGCGCGGTGGCGCGCGAACTCGGGATGGCCTCGTCCGCGGTCTACCGGTACTTCGCCAGTCGCGACGAGCTACTGACCGCGCTGATCATCGACGCCTACGACGCGGTCGGAGCGGCCGCGGAGGACGCGGAAGCGGCCGTGCCGCGCGGGGACCATCTCGGCCGGTGGCTGGCCGCGATGGAGGCCGCCCGGGCCTGGGCGCTCGCCCACCCCCAGCAGTACGCGCTGATCTTCGGCAGCCCGGTGCCCGGCTACCGGGCGCCGCAGACGACCGCCGACCCGGCGTCCCGGATCCCGCTGCTGTGCCTGCGCATCCTGGGCGACGCGGACGCGGCCGGTGCGCTGCGGCCCAGGCCCGAGTCGGTGCTGCCGGCCGCGGTGAGGTCGGACCTCGAGGCGCTGAGCGCTCTCGTCGCGTCCGGCCTGGGTGAGGAACTGCTCGCCCGGACGATCATGGCCTGGACGCAGCTGATCGGCAGCATCAGCTTCGAGCTGTTCGGCCACCTGAACAACGTGATCCGCGACTACGACGCGTACTTCACGTTCCAGATGCGGAACGTCGCTCACGACCTCGGGCTGTAG
- a CDS encoding benzoate-CoA ligase family protein, which translates to MATFNASEWLVGRHAPERRAITAIDLDGSVREVTYGELLASVRAFAGALRRAGVRPEERVLLCLGDGPELVTAFLAGLWLGAVPVPVSTMVLAKDLRTLAEDSRARVVVLSSEFADLAPVLEGLPELQHVVVLTDEALPRVRGVPVWPWESFVATGTPADPYPTTAESPAFWLYTSGTTGTPKAAMHRHGSLRDTAETYAQDVLAIRPDDVCFSVAKFFFAYGLGNSMTFPFSVGASVVLDRSRPSPKGTLRVLQEFSPTLFFAGPTYYAALLAAGLPRDAFASVRECVSAGEAFPAPLFDRFCSTFGVEMLDGIGSTEMLHIFISGRPGRTRAGTTGEIVAGYQAKIVDDDGIPVPDGTPGHLYVGGSSAATGYWSRTEVTRRVFQGPWVRTGDTYVRSADGYYTSLGRTDDIIKAGGIWVSPTEVEERLRAHPDVVQVAVVSVPDAAGLDKPVACVVLAPGSECTSDDLVRFCREGLASFKRPRHVLLFDAMPVTATGKLQRFRVRELAIERLTEP; encoded by the coding sequence GTGGCTACCTTCAACGCTTCCGAATGGCTCGTCGGCCGCCACGCGCCGGAGAGACGCGCGATCACCGCGATCGATCTCGACGGTTCGGTCCGCGAGGTCACCTACGGCGAGTTGCTCGCCTCGGTGCGGGCGTTCGCCGGCGCTCTGCGGCGCGCCGGGGTCCGGCCGGAAGAACGCGTCCTGCTCTGCCTGGGTGACGGCCCCGAACTGGTGACCGCGTTCCTGGCCGGCCTGTGGCTCGGCGCCGTTCCGGTGCCGGTCAGCACGATGGTGCTGGCCAAGGACCTGCGGACGCTCGCCGAGGACTCGCGCGCCCGTGTCGTCGTCCTGTCGTCGGAATTCGCGGACCTGGCCCCCGTCCTCGAAGGACTGCCCGAGCTCCAGCACGTCGTCGTGCTCACCGACGAGGCGCTGCCCCGCGTCCGCGGGGTGCCGGTCTGGCCGTGGGAGTCGTTCGTCGCGACCGGCACCCCGGCCGACCCGTACCCGACGACGGCGGAGTCACCCGCGTTCTGGCTCTACACCTCGGGGACCACCGGGACGCCGAAGGCGGCGATGCACCGGCACGGGTCGCTGCGCGACACGGCCGAGACCTACGCGCAGGACGTCCTGGCGATCCGCCCCGACGACGTCTGCTTCTCGGTCGCGAAGTTCTTCTTCGCCTACGGGCTCGGCAACTCGATGACGTTCCCGTTCTCGGTCGGGGCGTCCGTCGTGCTCGACCGCTCCCGTCCCTCCCCCAAGGGGACGCTGCGCGTCCTGCAGGAGTTCTCCCCGACGCTCTTCTTCGCCGGGCCGACGTACTACGCGGCGCTGCTCGCGGCCGGGCTCCCGCGCGACGCGTTCGCGTCGGTGCGGGAGTGCGTGTCGGCGGGGGAGGCGTTCCCGGCGCCGCTGTTCGACCGGTTCTGCTCGACGTTCGGCGTCGAGATGCTCGACGGGATCGGCTCGACCGAGATGCTGCACATCTTCATCAGCGGGCGTCCGGGCCGGACCCGGGCCGGCACGACCGGCGAGATCGTCGCCGGGTACCAGGCCAAGATCGTCGACGACGACGGGATCCCGGTGCCGGACGGAACGCCCGGCCACCTGTACGTGGGTGGCTCGTCCGCCGCGACCGGCTACTGGTCGCGCACCGAGGTGACCCGCCGCGTCTTCCAGGGTCCGTGGGTGCGCACCGGCGACACGTACGTCCGCTCCGCGGACGGTTACTACACCTCCCTCGGCCGGACCGACGACATCATCAAGGCCGGGGGCATCTGGGTGTCTCCGACCGAGGTCGAAGAACGCCTCCGGGCCCATCCCGACGTCGTCCAGGTGGCCGTCGTGTCGGTTCCGGACGCCGCTGGGCTGGACAAACCGGTCGCCTGCGTGGTGCTGGCTCCGGGATCCGAGTGCACGAGCGACGACCTGGTGCGGTTCTGCCGGGAAGGGCTGGCCTCGTTCAAGCGGCCACGTCACGTGTTGCTCTTCGACGCGATGCCGGTGACCGCGACCGGGAAGCTCCAGCGGTTCCGGGTCCGCGAATTGGCCATCGAGCGGCTGACCGAGCCCTAG
- the boxB gene encoding benzoyl-CoA 2,3-epoxidase subunit BoxB encodes MSEIADAPAPTGPLSRIDYSERIPNNVNLAQDRRLQRALESWQPKFLDWWTTLGPSIPTQDVYLRTAIAVGRDGWAHFDRVPMEQYRWGIFLAEQDPDRQIAFGAHKGEKAWQEVPGEYRADLRRLIVIQGDTEPASVEQQRHLGRTAPSLYDMRNLFQVNVEEGRHLWAMVYLLHAYFGRDGREEAEELLRRNSGDYDSPRILGAFNEETTDWLSFFMFTYFTDRDGKYQLGTLKESAFDPLSRTCQFMLKEEAHHMFVGTTGVQRTVQRTAELMKQHDTDDIWEYGGIPLGVIQKYLNFQYAVSLDLFGAETSSNAAAYFTGGLKGRWMETRRKDDHVLSGLTTEVPVVDEGRLGTRTVPLLTALNLDLRNEYAADCATGVKRWNTELEKAGVDARLYLPHEGFNRRVGAFSGHTIAPDGMFVESVEDFLPSADDRARVAELMVPHYDTGDFAGWIAPPPFGINDLPVEFDYVRF; translated from the coding sequence ATGTCAGAGATCGCCGACGCTCCCGCGCCCACCGGCCCGCTCTCGCGTATCGACTACTCCGAGCGGATCCCCAACAACGTCAACCTCGCCCAGGACCGCCGGCTCCAGCGCGCGCTCGAGAGCTGGCAACCGAAGTTCCTCGACTGGTGGACGACGCTCGGCCCGTCGATCCCGACCCAGGACGTCTACCTCCGCACCGCGATCGCGGTCGGGCGCGACGGCTGGGCGCACTTCGACCGGGTCCCGATGGAGCAGTACCGCTGGGGCATCTTCCTGGCCGAGCAGGACCCCGACCGGCAGATCGCGTTCGGCGCCCACAAGGGCGAGAAGGCCTGGCAGGAAGTCCCCGGCGAGTACCGCGCCGACCTGCGCCGGCTCATCGTGATCCAGGGCGACACCGAACCGGCGTCCGTGGAGCAACAGCGCCACCTGGGCCGCACCGCCCCCTCGCTCTACGACATGCGCAACCTCTTCCAGGTCAACGTCGAAGAAGGACGCCATCTCTGGGCGATGGTCTACCTGCTGCACGCCTACTTCGGCCGCGACGGCCGGGAAGAGGCCGAGGAATTACTCAGGCGCAATTCCGGCGACTACGACTCGCCCCGCATTCTCGGCGCGTTCAACGAGGAGACGACCGACTGGCTGTCGTTCTTCATGTTCACGTATTTCACCGACCGCGACGGCAAGTATCAGCTCGGCACGCTGAAAGAGAGCGCGTTCGACCCGCTCTCGCGTACCTGCCAATTCATGCTCAAAGAAGAAGCCCACCACATGTTCGTCGGCACGACCGGCGTCCAGCGGACCGTGCAGCGCACCGCCGAGCTGATGAAACAGCACGACACCGACGACATCTGGGAGTACGGCGGTATCCCGCTCGGCGTCATCCAGAAATACCTGAACTTCCAGTACGCGGTCTCGCTGGACCTGTTCGGCGCCGAAACCTCGTCGAACGCGGCGGCTTACTTCACCGGCGGCCTCAAGGGCCGCTGGATGGAGACCCGCCGTAAGGACGACCACGTCCTCTCCGGCCTGACGACCGAGGTCCCGGTCGTCGACGAAGGCCGGCTGGGGACCAGGACCGTCCCGCTACTCACCGCCCTCAACCTCGACCTCCGCAACGAATACGCGGCCGACTGCGCCACCGGCGTCAAACGCTGGAACACCGAACTCGAGAAGGCGGGCGTCGACGCCCGCCTCTACCTCCCCCATGAGGGCTTCAACCGGCGCGTCGGCGCGTTCTCCGGGCACACGATCGCGCCGGACGGCATGTTCGTCGAATCGGTCGAGGATTTCCTGCCCTCCGCCGACGACCGGGCACGCGTCGCCGAGCTGATGGTTCCGCACTACGACACCGGCGATTTCGCCGGCTGGATCGCCCCGCCGCCGTTCGGCATCAACGACCTCCCGGTCGAATTCGACTACGTCCGTTTCTGA
- the boxC gene encoding 2,3-epoxybenzoyl-CoA dihydrolase, whose amino-acid sequence MIEVDFDTGPEKYRHWTLSVEGRIATLTLAVDENGGLVPGYELKMNSYDLGVDIELHDALQRVRFEHPAVRVVVVTSGLERMFCAGANIKMLAASAHSWKVNFCKFTNETRNGMEDSSAHSGLTFIAALNGSAAGGGYELALACDQIVLVDDNSSAVSLPEVPLLGVLPGTGGLTRVVDKRGVRRDRADVFATTAEGVRGARAVQWGLVDAVAKARDFEAEVARRAAEAAARPTRRGSAAATARGGAAVGAGTEQHSYGVEEPGVELGPLRRESTDGGIRYPHVRVDLDRGAGTATLTVTGPTEPPTDLHAEGDRAWLLATTRELDDAILRLRTNEPTLGTWLLRTEGDPALVTAYDDFLLAHADDWLVDETIGFYRRTLKRLDTTSRTLFALIEPGSCFAGSLAEIAFAADRQFMLTGQFEDDENPLPPATLRLDAFNLGLLPMGNGVSRLHTRFGGDQAAVEKHLHEDLLAADADALGLVTTAPDDLDWDDELRLAIEERASFSPDALTGLEANLRFAGAETLETKVFGRLSAWQNWIFQRPNAAGPEGALRRYGTGQRADYDRNRA is encoded by the coding sequence GTGATCGAGGTCGACTTCGATACCGGCCCGGAGAAATATCGCCACTGGACGCTGTCCGTCGAGGGCCGGATCGCCACGTTGACGCTCGCCGTGGACGAGAACGGCGGGCTGGTGCCGGGCTACGAGCTGAAGATGAACAGCTACGACCTGGGTGTGGACATCGAGCTGCACGACGCGTTGCAGCGGGTACGGTTCGAGCATCCGGCGGTGAGAGTGGTCGTCGTCACGAGCGGGCTCGAGCGGATGTTCTGCGCCGGCGCGAACATCAAGATGCTCGCCGCGTCGGCGCACAGCTGGAAGGTCAACTTCTGCAAGTTCACGAACGAGACGCGCAACGGGATGGAGGACTCGTCGGCGCACTCGGGGCTGACGTTCATCGCCGCGCTGAACGGGTCGGCGGCCGGGGGCGGGTACGAGCTCGCGCTGGCCTGCGACCAGATCGTGCTCGTCGACGACAACTCGTCGGCCGTCTCGCTGCCGGAGGTGCCGCTGCTCGGGGTTCTGCCCGGTACCGGTGGGCTGACCCGGGTAGTGGACAAGCGCGGGGTCCGGCGCGACCGCGCCGACGTGTTCGCGACGACCGCCGAGGGGGTGCGGGGGGCCCGGGCTGTTCAGTGGGGGCTGGTCGATGCGGTGGCGAAGGCTCGTGACTTCGAAGCCGAGGTGGCCCGCCGGGCCGCCGAAGCCGCCGCCCGCCCGACGCGCCGCGGCTCGGCCGCGGCCACTGCGCGCGGTGGGGCGGCGGTTGGGGCCGGCACCGAGCAGCACTCCTACGGTGTGGAAGAGCCGGGCGTCGAACTCGGTCCGTTACGGCGGGAGAGCACCGACGGGGGGATCCGGTATCCGCACGTGCGGGTGGACCTCGACCGGGGCGCGGGGACCGCGACCCTCACCGTCACCGGACCGACCGAACCCCCCACCGACCTGCACGCGGAAGGCGACCGCGCCTGGCTCCTCGCCACCACCCGCGAGCTCGACGACGCGATCCTCCGCCTCCGCACCAACGAACCCACCCTCGGCACCTGGCTGCTGCGCACCGAGGGCGACCCGGCCCTGGTCACTGCCTACGACGACTTCCTCCTCGCCCACGCCGACGACTGGCTGGTCGACGAGACGATCGGCTTCTACCGGCGGACGCTCAAGCGCCTCGACACGACCTCACGCACGCTCTTCGCGCTGATCGAGCCGGGCAGCTGCTTCGCCGGCTCGCTGGCCGAGATCGCGTTCGCGGCCGACCGGCAGTTCATGCTCACCGGCCAGTTCGAGGACGACGAGAACCCGCTGCCGCCGGCGACTCTGCGGCTGGACGCGTTCAATCTCGGGCTCCTGCCGATGGGCAACGGCGTGTCCCGCCTGCACACCCGTTTCGGCGGCGACCAGGCCGCGGTCGAGAAGCATCTGCACGAGGACCTACTGGCCGCGGACGCCGACGCGCTCGGGCTGGTCACCACCGCGCCCGACGACCTCGATTGGGACGACGAGCTGCGCCTGGCCATCGAGGAGCGGGCCAGCTTCTCGCCTGACGCGCTCACCGGCCTCGAAGCCAACCTGCGCTTCGCCGGGGCGGAGACGCTGGAGACGAAGGTCTTCGGGCGGCTGAGCGCCTGGCAGAACTGGATCTTCCAGCGGCCGAACGCGGCCGGCCCGGAGGGCGCCCTCCGCCGCTACGGCACCGGCCAACGCGCAGATTACGACCGGAATCGAGCCTGA
- a CDS encoding PaaX family transcriptional regulator C-terminal domain-containing protein encodes MTAPIVTRRQQLGAASAPSLLLTILGEFVLPSGRAVWTAALLDLMGEMEIAEKAIRQAIMRTADSGWIAGARIGRETRWSLTPAGIRLLREGTERIFGFATGTPEWDHRWLLTSVNAPENQRAVRAKLRTQLGWAGLGALNAVTWVTPWADREAEVRQVLDGLDLSRSSWSFVAAAGQIGDERSLTRAAWDLDEIENRYESFLDLVGRRRPRTDRQALLAQIRLVQEWRRFPLLDPGLPRELLPPRWSGHRAAEVFRERHAAWAPRARAAWTALTDRGGL; translated from the coding sequence GTGACCGCCCCGATCGTGACCCGTCGCCAGCAGCTGGGTGCCGCGAGCGCACCGAGCCTGCTGCTGACGATCCTCGGGGAGTTCGTCCTCCCGTCCGGCCGCGCGGTCTGGACCGCGGCCCTGCTCGACCTGATGGGCGAGATGGAGATCGCCGAGAAGGCGATCCGGCAGGCGATCATGCGCACCGCCGACAGCGGCTGGATCGCCGGCGCGCGGATCGGCCGCGAGACGCGGTGGTCGCTCACCCCGGCCGGGATCCGGCTGCTCCGCGAGGGCACCGAACGCATCTTCGGCTTCGCCACCGGCACCCCCGAGTGGGACCACCGATGGTTGCTCACCAGCGTCAACGCCCCGGAGAACCAGCGGGCCGTCCGTGCGAAACTGCGGACGCAGCTCGGGTGGGCCGGCCTCGGCGCGCTCAACGCCGTCACCTGGGTGACGCCCTGGGCCGACCGGGAGGCCGAGGTCCGGCAGGTGCTCGACGGTCTGGACCTCAGCAGGTCCAGCTGGTCGTTCGTCGCGGCGGCCGGGCAGATCGGCGACGAACGGTCGCTGACCCGCGCGGCCTGGGATCTCGATGAAATCGAGAACCGGTACGAGTCGTTCCTCGACCTCGTCGGCCGGCGGCGGCCGCGGACCGACCGGCAGGCGCTGCTGGCGCAGATCCGGCTGGTGCAGGAGTGGCGCCGCTTCCCGTTGCTCGACCCCGGTCTCCCCCGCGAGCTGCTGCCGCCACGGTGGAGCGGCCACCGGGCCGCGGAGGTCTTCCGGGAGCGGCATGCGGCCTGGGCCCCGCGAGCCCGAGCCGCCTGGACGGCGCTGACCGACCGAGGAGGACTCTGA